The Thermoflavifilum sp. genome contains a region encoding:
- the gndA gene encoding NADP-dependent phosphogluconate dehydrogenase, translated as MDDQRYQLAMIGLGTMGRNLLLNLADHGYHVLGFDKDVSKVQLLNDTRSTPAGGRVKGVADIQEMTNLLETPRKIMMLVPAGKPVDAVINELLPLLSPGDILIDGGNSYYKDTLRRMQQCSERQIHFMGVGISGGEKGARYGPSIMPGGDPQAYAALQPMLEAVAAKAGDSPCVAYLGKGAAGHFVKMVHNGIEYAIMQLISETYWIFRDALKLKPEALHDIYDQWNKGPMQSFLLEITALIFQRKDDFTDQYLVDLIDDHAEAKGTGKWTSQEAMDMHIPVNVIDTAVAMRDLSGFAEQRKQAAVLYHPERRRLSDSSLVAEHLHDALYFGTIVCYAQGLAMIHQASHELEMDIPLQEVVRIWRGGCIIRSALLDEFYQIYQQQPDLPNLLLNQQIADLLMKLEYHARQILSIALLGGYALPGLLSAMSYFDAFRTERLPANLIQAQRDFFGAHTYKRIDHEGVFHTEWE; from the coding sequence ATGGATGATCAACGTTATCAATTAGCCATGATTGGCCTGGGTACAATGGGAAGAAATTTATTGCTCAATCTCGCCGATCATGGTTATCACGTATTAGGTTTTGATAAGGATGTATCCAAGGTGCAATTATTAAACGATACCCGTTCCACACCTGCTGGTGGTCGTGTGAAGGGCGTAGCGGATATACAGGAGATGACAAACTTGCTGGAAACACCACGAAAAATCATGATGCTGGTTCCTGCAGGTAAGCCCGTAGATGCGGTGATCAACGAACTCTTGCCGCTGCTTTCACCCGGAGATATCCTGATAGATGGAGGAAACTCGTATTACAAAGACACGCTGCGTCGCATGCAACAATGTTCCGAGCGACAGATTCATTTTATGGGTGTCGGCATTTCGGGTGGAGAAAAGGGGGCGCGCTATGGGCCCAGCATCATGCCGGGCGGCGATCCGCAAGCTTATGCAGCGCTACAACCCATGCTCGAAGCGGTGGCGGCTAAGGCGGGCGATTCACCCTGTGTGGCTTATCTGGGTAAAGGCGCTGCCGGCCATTTCGTGAAGATGGTGCACAATGGTATCGAATATGCCATCATGCAGCTGATCAGCGAAACGTACTGGATTTTCCGCGATGCGCTGAAGCTCAAGCCGGAAGCGCTTCACGATATTTACGATCAGTGGAACAAAGGTCCCATGCAATCGTTTTTGCTGGAGATCACGGCCCTCATCTTTCAACGCAAGGACGATTTCACCGATCAATACCTGGTTGATCTGATCGACGATCATGCCGAAGCCAAAGGCACGGGTAAATGGACCTCACAGGAAGCGATGGACATGCATATACCGGTGAATGTGATCGATACGGCCGTCGCCATGCGCGACCTGTCGGGCTTTGCGGAGCAGCGTAAGCAAGCTGCGGTATTGTATCACCCCGAACGCAGGCGTTTATCAGACAGTTCGCTCGTCGCCGAACACCTGCACGATGCCCTGTATTTCGGTACCATCGTGTGTTATGCACAGGGACTGGCCATGATTCATCAGGCTTCGCATGAGCTCGAAATGGATATCCCGCTTCAGGAGGTGGTGCGCATCTGGCGTGGCGGTTGCATCATCCGTTCGGCTTTGCTGGATGAGTTTTATCAGATCTATCAACAGCAACCCGATCTGCCCAACCTGTTGCTGAATCAGCAAATCGCCGACCTGCTCATGAAGCTGGAATATCATGCCCGACAGATTCTTTCTATAGCCCTGCTCGGCGGATATGCCCTGCCGGGACTGCTGAGCGCGATGAGTTATTTTGATGCATTCCGGACTGAACGACTGCCGGCCAATTTGATTCAGGCACAGCGCGACTTTTTCGGCGCACATACCTACAAACGCATCGACCACGAGGGTGTTTTTCATACGGAATGGGAATAA